The nucleotide window CGGCGGCCTCCACCGCCCCGGAGGACCAGATGAGCACCAGCACCGACCCGGCCGCCCAGATCGACGCGCTGCGCGGCGAGATCGACGCCTGCGACGCCCAGATCATCGAGCTCGTGCAGCGCCGGGTGGCCATCTCCCAGGAGATCGGCGCCCTGCGCACCGCCAGCGGCGGCACCCGGCTGTCGCTGTCCCGCGAGCAGCGGGTGCTCGACCGCTTCCGCGCCGCGCTGGGCGACGACGGCGCCTCGCTCGGGATGATGCTGCTGCGCCAGGGCCGCGGCCGGCTGTGAGTCTGGGCCCCGTCCCGGGGCATGCGCCCGGCTGCCTAGGCTGCCTGGCGTGATGCCGCTGCCGACCGCCCCTGCCGAGCACGTCGAACGGGCACTGTGCGTGCTCGCCCACCCCGACGACGTCGACTTCGGCAGCGCCGGCACCGTCGCGCAGTGGACCGCGGCCGGCACGCAGGTCAGCTACTGCATCGTCACCGACGGGGACGCCGGCGGCTTCGACGAGACCCCGCGCGACCAGATGCCGGTGCTGCGCCGGGCCGAGCAGACCGCCGCGGCCGCCGCCGTGGGCGTCACCGACCTCCACTGGCTCGGCTACCCCGACGGTCGGCTCGA belongs to Modestobacter sp. L9-4 and includes:
- a CDS encoding chorismate mutase, with product MSTSTDPAAQIDALRGEIDACDAQIIELVQRRVAISQEIGALRTASGGTRLSLSREQRVLDRFRAALGDDGASLGMMLLRQGRGRL